A portion of the Algisphaera agarilytica genome contains these proteins:
- the mraY gene encoding phospho-N-acetylmuramoyl-pentapeptide-transferase: MLYYLTDLFRDTIHASEWLGALGVFQWVEFRAVLAIILSFTIVVVSGKRTIGWLVMKKVGDNPDFGRADVNELMKAKSNTPTMGGIMIAGAIFLTTLLLADLSSFYVRMAMVCLVGFFLIGLVDDWLKLTAARRSTGRQGLHSWEKMLFQIALSVLLGFFVVNHPERMFVTGSEFTDMARALNIPGLKTWVKDAGEFVQSPGLIVLPPALFVLIAVLVMVFSSNAVNLTDGMDGLASGIMVIVAFAMLVLCLIAGYAHEDFVLAKYLLVPHIPLSDELAVVAASMVGACLGFLWFNCNPAQVFMGDTGSLPLGGLLGFIAVVIRQEFLLFVIGGVFVMEAVSVMLQVAYFKITKGRRIFKCAPIHHHFHLEGWTEQQVVIRFWLITVLLAAIALATVKIR, translated from the coding sequence TTGCTCTACTACCTCACCGACCTCTTCCGCGACACGATCCACGCCAGCGAATGGCTGGGGGCGCTCGGTGTGTTTCAGTGGGTTGAGTTCCGGGCGGTGCTGGCGATCATCCTGAGCTTCACGATCGTCGTCGTCTCCGGCAAGCGAACCATCGGCTGGCTGGTCATGAAGAAGGTCGGCGACAACCCCGACTTCGGCCGAGCGGACGTCAACGAGCTCATGAAGGCCAAGAGCAACACGCCCACCATGGGCGGGATCATGATCGCCGGGGCGATCTTCCTGACCACGCTGTTGCTAGCGGACCTCAGCAGCTTCTACGTCCGCATGGCGATGGTCTGCCTGGTGGGCTTCTTCCTCATCGGGCTGGTCGACGATTGGCTCAAGCTCACCGCGGCCCGCCGCAGCACCGGTCGGCAGGGCCTGCACTCGTGGGAGAAGATGCTGTTCCAGATCGCGCTGTCGGTCTTGCTGGGGTTCTTTGTGGTGAACCACCCCGAGCGCATGTTCGTCACCGGCAGCGAGTTCACCGACATGGCCCGGGCGCTGAACATCCCGGGCCTCAAGACCTGGGTGAAAGACGCGGGCGAGTTCGTGCAGAGCCCGGGTTTGATCGTTTTACCCCCGGCGTTGTTCGTGCTGATCGCCGTCTTGGTGATGGTCTTCTCGTCCAACGCGGTCAACCTTACCGATGGCATGGACGGCCTGGCGAGCGGGATCATGGTCATCGTCGCGTTCGCCATGCTCGTGCTCTGCCTGATCGCGGGTTACGCCCACGAAGACTTTGTCTTGGCCAAGTACCTGCTGGTGCCGCACATCCCGCTCAGCGATGAGTTGGCGGTCGTCGCCGCGTCGATGGTTGGGGCTTGCCTCGGCTTCCTGTGGTTCAACTGCAACCCCGCGCAGGTGTTCATGGGCGACACTGGCTCGCTTCCGCTCGGCGGACTGCTGGGCTTTATTGCCGTGGTCATCCGCCAGGAATTCCTGCTGTTTGTCATCGGCGGGGTGTTCGTAATGGAAGCCGTCAGCGTGATGCTGCAGGTGGCTTACTTCAAGATCACCAAGGGCCGACGCATCTTCAAGTGTGCCCCGATCCACCACCACTTCCACCTCGAAGGCTGGACCGAGCAGCAGGTCGTGATCCGGTTCTGGCTGATCACGGTGCTACTTGCCGCGATCGCGCTGGCGACCGTCAAGATCCGTTAA
- a CDS encoding cytochrome c oxidase assembly factor Coa1 family protein translates to MNEPAAPTPAAKIPWYIEHRMRALLIMLGSFLVFGAVVFTTVFVLTVNHLKTTVPYQIAVERVVNYHGVQSNLGKPVEPTWLAAGQVNDKTGYTEMTFRIAGPTGKGVVRAVLERDPEDDASEWELVFLDVATYSDFGVEMVEIINDKPPTGVQLPEPTPEAKKKYGVEDEPTDEASDE, encoded by the coding sequence ATGAACGAACCTGCTGCCCCCACTCCTGCCGCCAAAATCCCCTGGTACATCGAACACCGCATGCGGGCCCTGCTGATCATGCTCGGCTCGTTCCTCGTGTTCGGCGCGGTCGTGTTCACCACGGTGTTCGTCCTCACGGTGAATCACCTCAAGACCACCGTGCCTTATCAGATCGCGGTCGAGCGGGTGGTGAACTACCACGGGGTGCAATCGAACCTGGGCAAGCCCGTCGAGCCGACCTGGCTCGCCGCGGGGCAGGTCAACGACAAGACCGGCTACACCGAGATGACCTTCCGCATCGCCGGCCCGACGGGCAAAGGCGTGGTCCGCGCGGTCCTCGAACGCGACCCCGAGGACGACGCCAGCGAATGGGAACTCGTCTTCCTCGACGTCGCGACCTACAGCGACTTCGGCGTCGAGATGGTCGAGATCATCAACGACAAGCCGCCGACGGGGGTGCAACTACCCGAGCCCACGCCCGAAGCGAAGAAAAAGTACGGCGTCGAGGACGAGCCCACGGATGAAGCAAGTGATGAGTAA